The Carassius gibelio isolate Cgi1373 ecotype wild population from Czech Republic chromosome B12, carGib1.2-hapl.c, whole genome shotgun sequence genome has a segment encoding these proteins:
- the LOC127969346 gene encoding uncharacterized protein LOC127969346 isoform X5 has product MTKALATSSPEDRGKTQKNLGLEEGGEQMEKHQIANPEGNKEIPQRSTLFSLPRDGEVRDQWLKFIFNSVPQNYYPNLALCAAHFTEESFHNLREYNAGFAQRLVLKDGAVPTLKTEAVYGPQATTSQQGASSQELPTTSTLHEVGCQSDPIETETVATEIKPKMRSVGTQLSMGTLSSFHLRSKGIQATYYGHDVGTQTTDMFPDVQLSSTPVRGSVFRPSKRPRLVLDEEEESELNVEPTDSTYNPDSVVTEESELAIDPQPDHSDNKYIVFESCLRELFVSCPICKTKCVVQSRRRGTFVAFTQLCEKCNYYRQWQSQPIVGSTPLGNLLLSAATYFTGGSFKQLEKIFKAMKLQMMHFVTFRIHARNFIEPTIIHKWNQDQLNLIRQLQEGGNVAVAGDMRADTPGHSAKFGSYTIMHMETNKILDLQLVQSNEVGGSYHMEKEGLKRCLDKLESHGLAVDYIVTDRHPQIQKYLRDRNITQFYDVWHFEKGLSKKLDKLSKMKDCEVLKKWLHSIKNHVYWSAISSESGPEKVAKWNSLQNHIQNVHVHENHLFPKCEHPDKVSRDPKKWFQPGSIALHKVEKLLYNKRVLKDIEKLSHNFQTSSMEAFHSLILRFAPKNVIFPFIGMLCRLYLAAMHYNENANREQATTTEGQAVYKFVFPKSKKGECTAKPVKIEPTYNYVDDLMSLLLHKVFVDPKPYAEELHAIPIPPPLSSQYEKPSKEEVIAQHVSRFSRGVAGTQHTVPLDQETVGGSG; this is encoded by the exons ATGACCAAAGCCTTAGCAAC CAGTTCTCCGGAAGACAGGGGAAAGACCCAAAAGAATCTGGGCCTAGAAGAGGGAGGAGAGCAAATGGAGAAGCACCAGATAGCAAATCCAGAAGGCAACAAGGAGATTCCACAAAG GTCCACTTTGTTCAGCCTTCCTAGGGACGGGGAAGTTAGGGATCAAtggttaaaatttatttttaactcgGTCCCTCAAAATTATTACCCAAATCTCGCTCTCTGTGCTGCACATTTTACGGAGGAAAGCTTCCACAATCTTCGCGAGTACAATGCAGGATTCGCCCAAAGGCttgtcctgaaagatggagcagttccaacTTTAAAAACAGAAGCTGTTTACGGGCCACAAGCT ACAACATCTCAGCAGGGTGCGAGTTCCCAAGAGCTCCCCACTACATCTACACTTCATGAAGTTGGATGTCAGTCAGACCCTATAGAGACCGAAACTGTAGCCACAGAGATAAAGCCGAAGATGCGATCAGTGGGCACACAACTTTCAATGGGTACATTGAGCAGTTTCCACTTAAGGAGCAAAG GCATTCAGGCAACATATTATGGTCATGATGTGGGCACCCAAACAACTGACATGTTTCCTGATGTGCAGCTGTCTTCAACACCAGTAAGGGGCTCAGTCTTCAGGCCCAGTAAGAGACCTCGTCTGGTGTTAGATGAGGAAGAAGAATCAGAATTAAATGTTGAACCCACTGATTCCACATATAACCCAGATTCTGTTGTCACTGAAGAATCAGAATTGGC GATAGATCCACAGCCCGACCACAGCGATAACAAATACATTGTTTTTGAAAGCTGTCTTCGAGAGCTGTTTGTGTCCTGTCCAATTTGTAAGACAAAGTGTGTTGTCCAGAGCAGACGAAGGGGGACTTTTGTTGCATTCACCCAGCTTTGTGAAAAGTGTAACTACTACAGACAGTGGCAGAGCCAGCCCATTGTTGGGAGTACCCCACTTGGAAACCTGCTATTGTCTGCTGCAACGTATTTTACCGGTGGATCTTTTAAACAACTAGAGAag ATTTTCAAAGCCATGAAGCTCCAGATGATGCATTTCGTAACTTTTAGGATTCATGCCAGGAATTTCATTGAGCCTACCATAATACACAAGTGGAACCAAGATCAACTGAATCTTATAAGACAGCTGCAAGAGGGAGGAAATGTTGCTGTGGCTGGAGATATGCGTGCTGACACGCCAG GACACTCAGCAAAATTTGGCAGCTACACCATTATGCACATGGAAACCAACAAAATTCTGGATCTTCAACTAGTTCAG AGCAATGAGGTTGGTGGAAGTTATCATATGGAAAAGGAGGGATTGAAGCGTTGTCTCGATAAGCTGGAGTCTCATGGTTTAGCTGTTGACTACATCGTCACCGATCGCCATCCGCAGATTCAGAAATACCTGAGGGACCGCAATATCACTCAGTTCTATGACGTGTGGCACTTTGAGAAAG GTTTATCTAAGAAACTTGACAAACTTTCAAAAATGAAGGACTGCGAGGTGCTGAAAAAGTGGTTGCACAGCATCAAAAACCATGTTTACTGGAGTGCGATTTCCTCTGAGTCTGGGCCAGAAAAGGTGGCGAAGTGGAATTCACTGCAGAACCACATACAAAATGTACATGTTCATGAGAACCACCTCTTCCCCAAGTGTGAACACCCTGACAAAGTTTCCAGGGATCCAAAAAAATGGTTCCAACCAG GATCAATAGCGCTCCATAAAGTGGAAAAGCTATTATACAACAAGAGGGTTCTCAAGGATATAGAAAAGCTCAGCCACAACTTTCAGACGTCATCAATGGAGGCTTTCCACAGTCTGATTTTGCGTTTTGCCCCAAAGAACGTGATTTTCCCTTTCATAGGAATGTTGTGCAG GCTGTATCTTGCAGCAATGCACTATAATGAAAATGCTAACCGTGAGCAGGCAACAACAACTGAAGGACAGGCTGTGTATAAGTTCGTTTTTCCAAAGTCCAAAAAAGGGGAATGCACAGCAAAGCCAGTGAAAATAGAACCAACATACA ACTATGTCGATGACCTTATGAGCCTTCTGTTACATAAAGTCTTTGTGGACCCCAAGCCATATGCGGAAGAGCTGCATGCAATCCCCATTCCACCTCCTCTGTCATCACAGTATGAAAAACCTTCCAAAGAAGAGGTGATTGCCCAGCATGTGTCACGATTCAGTCGAGGGGTGGCCGGAACCCAACATACTGTCCCGCTGGATCAGGAAACTGTAGGCGGATCCGGTTAA
- the LOC127969346 gene encoding uncharacterized protein LOC127969346 isoform X4, which yields MSIIQDKLGNEFLRNGGMDPNFPPNMIMFSHLPPVTSFTRLTPQASMSDLPQEMILKKERDSPDHSGGFLHSMGIKQEKLSELDYRLPMYATGTRTAGGKSTDMLDMSLGNHQNMILHDQSLSNQFSGRQGKDPKESGPRRGRRANGEAPDSKSRRQQGDSTKTTSQQGASSQELPTTSTLHEVGCQSDPIETETVATEIKPKMRSVGTQLSMGIQATYYGHDVGTQTTDMFPDVQLSSTPVRGSVFRPSKRPRLVLDEEEESELNVEPTDSTYNPDSVVTEESELAIDPQPDHSDNKYIVFESCLRELFVSCPICKTKCVVQSRRRGTFVAFTQLCEKCNYYRQWQSQPIVGSTPLGNLLLSAATYFTGGSFKQLEKIFKAMKLQMMHFVTFRIHARNFIEPTIIHKWNQDQLNLIRQLQEGGNVAVAGDMRADTPGHSAKFGSYTIMHMETNKILDLQLVQSNEVGGSYHMEKEGLKRCLDKLESHGLAVDYIVTDRHPQIQKYLRDRNITQFYDVWHFEKGLSKKLDKLSKMKDCEVLKKWLHSIKNHVYWSAISSESGPEKVAKWNSLQNHIQNVHVHENHLFPKCEHPDKVSRDPKKWFQPGSIALHKVEKLLYNKRVLKDIEKLSHNFQTSSMEAFHSLILRFAPKNVIFPFIGMLCRLYLAAMHYNENANREQATTTEGQAVYKFVFPKSKKGECTAKPVKIEPTYNYVDDLMSLLLHKVFVDPKPYAEELHAIPIPPPLSSQYEKPSKEEVIAQHVSRFSRGVAGTQHTVPLDQETVGGSG from the exons ATGAGTATTATCCAAGACAAGCTAGGCAATGAGTTTTTACGGAATGGAGGGATGGACCCCAACTTCCCCCCCAACATGATCATGTTCAGCCATTTACCGCCAGTAACCAGCTTCACGCGCCTGACTCCGCAAGCCTCCATGTCGGATCTGCCCCAAGAGATGATCCTGAAGAAGGAGCGTGACTCTCCTGACCACAGTGGTGGCTTTCTCCACAGTATGGGTATAAAACAGGAGAAGCTCAGTGAGTTGGATTACCGCCTTCCAATGTATGCAACAGGAACCAGAACAGCAGGAGGAAAAAGCACTGATATGCTGGACATGTCGCTTGGCAACCACCAGAATATGATTTTGCATGACCAAAGCCTTAGCAAC CAGTTCTCCGGAAGACAGGGGAAAGACCCAAAAGAATCTGGGCCTAGAAGAGGGAGGAGAGCAAATGGAGAAGCACCAGATAGCAAATCCAGAAGGCAACAAGGAGATTCCACAAAG ACAACATCTCAGCAGGGTGCGAGTTCCCAAGAGCTCCCCACTACATCTACACTTCATGAAGTTGGATGTCAGTCAGACCCTATAGAGACCGAAACTGTAGCCACAGAGATAAAGCCGAAGATGCGATCAGTGGGCACACAACTTTCAATGG GCATTCAGGCAACATATTATGGTCATGATGTGGGCACCCAAACAACTGACATGTTTCCTGATGTGCAGCTGTCTTCAACACCAGTAAGGGGCTCAGTCTTCAGGCCCAGTAAGAGACCTCGTCTGGTGTTAGATGAGGAAGAAGAATCAGAATTAAATGTTGAACCCACTGATTCCACATATAACCCAGATTCTGTTGTCACTGAAGAATCAGAATTGGC GATAGATCCACAGCCCGACCACAGCGATAACAAATACATTGTTTTTGAAAGCTGTCTTCGAGAGCTGTTTGTGTCCTGTCCAATTTGTAAGACAAAGTGTGTTGTCCAGAGCAGACGAAGGGGGACTTTTGTTGCATTCACCCAGCTTTGTGAAAAGTGTAACTACTACAGACAGTGGCAGAGCCAGCCCATTGTTGGGAGTACCCCACTTGGAAACCTGCTATTGTCTGCTGCAACGTATTTTACCGGTGGATCTTTTAAACAACTAGAGAag ATTTTCAAAGCCATGAAGCTCCAGATGATGCATTTCGTAACTTTTAGGATTCATGCCAGGAATTTCATTGAGCCTACCATAATACACAAGTGGAACCAAGATCAACTGAATCTTATAAGACAGCTGCAAGAGGGAGGAAATGTTGCTGTGGCTGGAGATATGCGTGCTGACACGCCAG GACACTCAGCAAAATTTGGCAGCTACACCATTATGCACATGGAAACCAACAAAATTCTGGATCTTCAACTAGTTCAG AGCAATGAGGTTGGTGGAAGTTATCATATGGAAAAGGAGGGATTGAAGCGTTGTCTCGATAAGCTGGAGTCTCATGGTTTAGCTGTTGACTACATCGTCACCGATCGCCATCCGCAGATTCAGAAATACCTGAGGGACCGCAATATCACTCAGTTCTATGACGTGTGGCACTTTGAGAAAG GTTTATCTAAGAAACTTGACAAACTTTCAAAAATGAAGGACTGCGAGGTGCTGAAAAAGTGGTTGCACAGCATCAAAAACCATGTTTACTGGAGTGCGATTTCCTCTGAGTCTGGGCCAGAAAAGGTGGCGAAGTGGAATTCACTGCAGAACCACATACAAAATGTACATGTTCATGAGAACCACCTCTTCCCCAAGTGTGAACACCCTGACAAAGTTTCCAGGGATCCAAAAAAATGGTTCCAACCAG GATCAATAGCGCTCCATAAAGTGGAAAAGCTATTATACAACAAGAGGGTTCTCAAGGATATAGAAAAGCTCAGCCACAACTTTCAGACGTCATCAATGGAGGCTTTCCACAGTCTGATTTTGCGTTTTGCCCCAAAGAACGTGATTTTCCCTTTCATAGGAATGTTGTGCAG GCTGTATCTTGCAGCAATGCACTATAATGAAAATGCTAACCGTGAGCAGGCAACAACAACTGAAGGACAGGCTGTGTATAAGTTCGTTTTTCCAAAGTCCAAAAAAGGGGAATGCACAGCAAAGCCAGTGAAAATAGAACCAACATACA ACTATGTCGATGACCTTATGAGCCTTCTGTTACATAAAGTCTTTGTGGACCCCAAGCCATATGCGGAAGAGCTGCATGCAATCCCCATTCCACCTCCTCTGTCATCACAGTATGAAAAACCTTCCAAAGAAGAGGTGATTGCCCAGCATGTGTCACGATTCAGTCGAGGGGTGGCCGGAACCCAACATACTGTCCCGCTGGATCAGGAAACTGTAGGCGGATCCGGTTAA
- the LOC127969346 gene encoding uncharacterized protein LOC127969346 isoform X3 yields MSIIQDKLGNEFLRNGGMDPNFPPNMIMFSHLPPVTSFTRLTPQASMSDLPQEMILKKERDSPDHSGGFLHSMGIKQEKLSELDYRLPMYATGTRTAGGKSTDMLDMSLGNHQNMILHDQSLSNFSGRQGKDPKESGPRRGRRANGEAPDSKSRRQQGDSTKTTSQQGASSQELPTTSTLHEVGCQSDPIETETVATEIKPKMRSVGTQLSMGTLSSFHLRSKGIQATYYGHDVGTQTTDMFPDVQLSSTPVRGSVFRPSKRPRLVLDEEEESELNVEPTDSTYNPDSVVTEESELAIDPQPDHSDNKYIVFESCLRELFVSCPICKTKCVVQSRRRGTFVAFTQLCEKCNYYRQWQSQPIVGSTPLGNLLLSAATYFTGGSFKQLEKIFKAMKLQMMHFVTFRIHARNFIEPTIIHKWNQDQLNLIRQLQEGGNVAVAGDMRADTPGHSAKFGSYTIMHMETNKILDLQLVQSNEVGGSYHMEKEGLKRCLDKLESHGLAVDYIVTDRHPQIQKYLRDRNITQFYDVWHFEKGLSKKLDKLSKMKDCEVLKKWLHSIKNHVYWSAISSESGPEKVAKWNSLQNHIQNVHVHENHLFPKCEHPDKVSRDPKKWFQPGSIALHKVEKLLYNKRVLKDIEKLSHNFQTSSMEAFHSLILRFAPKNVIFPFIGMLCRLYLAAMHYNENANREQATTTEGQAVYKFVFPKSKKGECTAKPVKIEPTYNYVDDLMSLLLHKVFVDPKPYAEELHAIPIPPPLSSQYEKPSKEEVIAQHVSRFSRGVAGTQHTVPLDQETVGGSG; encoded by the exons ATGAGTATTATCCAAGACAAGCTAGGCAATGAGTTTTTACGGAATGGAGGGATGGACCCCAACTTCCCCCCCAACATGATCATGTTCAGCCATTTACCGCCAGTAACCAGCTTCACGCGCCTGACTCCGCAAGCCTCCATGTCGGATCTGCCCCAAGAGATGATCCTGAAGAAGGAGCGTGACTCTCCTGACCACAGTGGTGGCTTTCTCCACAGTATGGGTATAAAACAGGAGAAGCTCAGTGAGTTGGATTACCGCCTTCCAATGTATGCAACAGGAACCAGAACAGCAGGAGGAAAAAGCACTGATATGCTGGACATGTCGCTTGGCAACCACCAGAATATGATTTTGCATGACCAAAGCCTTAGCAAC TTCTCCGGAAGACAGGGGAAAGACCCAAAAGAATCTGGGCCTAGAAGAGGGAGGAGAGCAAATGGAGAAGCACCAGATAGCAAATCCAGAAGGCAACAAGGAGATTCCACAAAG ACAACATCTCAGCAGGGTGCGAGTTCCCAAGAGCTCCCCACTACATCTACACTTCATGAAGTTGGATGTCAGTCAGACCCTATAGAGACCGAAACTGTAGCCACAGAGATAAAGCCGAAGATGCGATCAGTGGGCACACAACTTTCAATGGGTACATTGAGCAGTTTCCACTTAAGGAGCAAAG GCATTCAGGCAACATATTATGGTCATGATGTGGGCACCCAAACAACTGACATGTTTCCTGATGTGCAGCTGTCTTCAACACCAGTAAGGGGCTCAGTCTTCAGGCCCAGTAAGAGACCTCGTCTGGTGTTAGATGAGGAAGAAGAATCAGAATTAAATGTTGAACCCACTGATTCCACATATAACCCAGATTCTGTTGTCACTGAAGAATCAGAATTGGC GATAGATCCACAGCCCGACCACAGCGATAACAAATACATTGTTTTTGAAAGCTGTCTTCGAGAGCTGTTTGTGTCCTGTCCAATTTGTAAGACAAAGTGTGTTGTCCAGAGCAGACGAAGGGGGACTTTTGTTGCATTCACCCAGCTTTGTGAAAAGTGTAACTACTACAGACAGTGGCAGAGCCAGCCCATTGTTGGGAGTACCCCACTTGGAAACCTGCTATTGTCTGCTGCAACGTATTTTACCGGTGGATCTTTTAAACAACTAGAGAag ATTTTCAAAGCCATGAAGCTCCAGATGATGCATTTCGTAACTTTTAGGATTCATGCCAGGAATTTCATTGAGCCTACCATAATACACAAGTGGAACCAAGATCAACTGAATCTTATAAGACAGCTGCAAGAGGGAGGAAATGTTGCTGTGGCTGGAGATATGCGTGCTGACACGCCAG GACACTCAGCAAAATTTGGCAGCTACACCATTATGCACATGGAAACCAACAAAATTCTGGATCTTCAACTAGTTCAG AGCAATGAGGTTGGTGGAAGTTATCATATGGAAAAGGAGGGATTGAAGCGTTGTCTCGATAAGCTGGAGTCTCATGGTTTAGCTGTTGACTACATCGTCACCGATCGCCATCCGCAGATTCAGAAATACCTGAGGGACCGCAATATCACTCAGTTCTATGACGTGTGGCACTTTGAGAAAG GTTTATCTAAGAAACTTGACAAACTTTCAAAAATGAAGGACTGCGAGGTGCTGAAAAAGTGGTTGCACAGCATCAAAAACCATGTTTACTGGAGTGCGATTTCCTCTGAGTCTGGGCCAGAAAAGGTGGCGAAGTGGAATTCACTGCAGAACCACATACAAAATGTACATGTTCATGAGAACCACCTCTTCCCCAAGTGTGAACACCCTGACAAAGTTTCCAGGGATCCAAAAAAATGGTTCCAACCAG GATCAATAGCGCTCCATAAAGTGGAAAAGCTATTATACAACAAGAGGGTTCTCAAGGATATAGAAAAGCTCAGCCACAACTTTCAGACGTCATCAATGGAGGCTTTCCACAGTCTGATTTTGCGTTTTGCCCCAAAGAACGTGATTTTCCCTTTCATAGGAATGTTGTGCAG GCTGTATCTTGCAGCAATGCACTATAATGAAAATGCTAACCGTGAGCAGGCAACAACAACTGAAGGACAGGCTGTGTATAAGTTCGTTTTTCCAAAGTCCAAAAAAGGGGAATGCACAGCAAAGCCAGTGAAAATAGAACCAACATACA ACTATGTCGATGACCTTATGAGCCTTCTGTTACATAAAGTCTTTGTGGACCCCAAGCCATATGCGGAAGAGCTGCATGCAATCCCCATTCCACCTCCTCTGTCATCACAGTATGAAAAACCTTCCAAAGAAGAGGTGATTGCCCAGCATGTGTCACGATTCAGTCGAGGGGTGGCCGGAACCCAACATACTGTCCCGCTGGATCAGGAAACTGTAGGCGGATCCGGTTAA
- the LOC127969346 gene encoding uncharacterized protein LOC127969346 isoform X2, with the protein MSIIQDKLGNEFLRNGGMDPNFPPNMIMFSHLPPVTSFTRLTPQASMSDLPQEMILKKERDSPDHSGGFLHSMGIKQEKLSELDYRLPMYATGTRTAGGKSTDMLDMSLGNHQNMILHDQSLSNQFSGRQGKDPKESGPRRGRRANGEAPDSKSRRQQGDSTKTTSQQGASSQELPTTSTLHEVGCQSDPIETETVATEIKPKMRSVGTQLSMGTLSSFHLRSKGIQATYYGHDVGTQTTDMFPDVQLSSTPVRGSVFRPSKRPRLVLDEEEESELNVEPTDSTYNPDSVVTEESELAIDPQPDHSDNKYIVFESCLRELFVSCPICKTKCVVQSRRRGTFVAFTQLCEKCNYYRQWQSQPIVGSTPLGNLLLSAATYFTGGSFKQLEKIFKAMKLQMMHFVTFRIHARNFIEPTIIHKWNQDQLNLIRQLQEGGNVAVAGDMRADTPGHSAKFGSYTIMHMETNKILDLQLVQSNEVGGSYHMEKEGLKRCLDKLESHGLAVDYIVTDRHPQIQKYLRDRNITQFYDVWHFEKGLSKKLDKLSKMKDCEVLKKWLHSIKNHVYWSAISSESGPEKVAKWNSLQNHIQNVHVHENHLFPKCEHPDKVSRDPKKWFQPGSIALHKVEKLLYNKRVLKDIEKLSHNFQTSSMEAFHSLILRFAPKNVIFPFIGMLCRLYLAAMHYNENANREQATTTEGQAVYKFVFPKSKKGECTAKPVKIEPTYNYVDDLMSLLLHKVFVDPKPYAEELHAIPIPPPLSSQYEKPSKEEVIAQHVSRFSRGVAGTQHTVPLDQETVGGSG; encoded by the exons ATGAGTATTATCCAAGACAAGCTAGGCAATGAGTTTTTACGGAATGGAGGGATGGACCCCAACTTCCCCCCCAACATGATCATGTTCAGCCATTTACCGCCAGTAACCAGCTTCACGCGCCTGACTCCGCAAGCCTCCATGTCGGATCTGCCCCAAGAGATGATCCTGAAGAAGGAGCGTGACTCTCCTGACCACAGTGGTGGCTTTCTCCACAGTATGGGTATAAAACAGGAGAAGCTCAGTGAGTTGGATTACCGCCTTCCAATGTATGCAACAGGAACCAGAACAGCAGGAGGAAAAAGCACTGATATGCTGGACATGTCGCTTGGCAACCACCAGAATATGATTTTGCATGACCAAAGCCTTAGCAAC CAGTTCTCCGGAAGACAGGGGAAAGACCCAAAAGAATCTGGGCCTAGAAGAGGGAGGAGAGCAAATGGAGAAGCACCAGATAGCAAATCCAGAAGGCAACAAGGAGATTCCACAAAG ACAACATCTCAGCAGGGTGCGAGTTCCCAAGAGCTCCCCACTACATCTACACTTCATGAAGTTGGATGTCAGTCAGACCCTATAGAGACCGAAACTGTAGCCACAGAGATAAAGCCGAAGATGCGATCAGTGGGCACACAACTTTCAATGGGTACATTGAGCAGTTTCCACTTAAGGAGCAAAG GCATTCAGGCAACATATTATGGTCATGATGTGGGCACCCAAACAACTGACATGTTTCCTGATGTGCAGCTGTCTTCAACACCAGTAAGGGGCTCAGTCTTCAGGCCCAGTAAGAGACCTCGTCTGGTGTTAGATGAGGAAGAAGAATCAGAATTAAATGTTGAACCCACTGATTCCACATATAACCCAGATTCTGTTGTCACTGAAGAATCAGAATTGGC GATAGATCCACAGCCCGACCACAGCGATAACAAATACATTGTTTTTGAAAGCTGTCTTCGAGAGCTGTTTGTGTCCTGTCCAATTTGTAAGACAAAGTGTGTTGTCCAGAGCAGACGAAGGGGGACTTTTGTTGCATTCACCCAGCTTTGTGAAAAGTGTAACTACTACAGACAGTGGCAGAGCCAGCCCATTGTTGGGAGTACCCCACTTGGAAACCTGCTATTGTCTGCTGCAACGTATTTTACCGGTGGATCTTTTAAACAACTAGAGAag ATTTTCAAAGCCATGAAGCTCCAGATGATGCATTTCGTAACTTTTAGGATTCATGCCAGGAATTTCATTGAGCCTACCATAATACACAAGTGGAACCAAGATCAACTGAATCTTATAAGACAGCTGCAAGAGGGAGGAAATGTTGCTGTGGCTGGAGATATGCGTGCTGACACGCCAG GACACTCAGCAAAATTTGGCAGCTACACCATTATGCACATGGAAACCAACAAAATTCTGGATCTTCAACTAGTTCAG AGCAATGAGGTTGGTGGAAGTTATCATATGGAAAAGGAGGGATTGAAGCGTTGTCTCGATAAGCTGGAGTCTCATGGTTTAGCTGTTGACTACATCGTCACCGATCGCCATCCGCAGATTCAGAAATACCTGAGGGACCGCAATATCACTCAGTTCTATGACGTGTGGCACTTTGAGAAAG GTTTATCTAAGAAACTTGACAAACTTTCAAAAATGAAGGACTGCGAGGTGCTGAAAAAGTGGTTGCACAGCATCAAAAACCATGTTTACTGGAGTGCGATTTCCTCTGAGTCTGGGCCAGAAAAGGTGGCGAAGTGGAATTCACTGCAGAACCACATACAAAATGTACATGTTCATGAGAACCACCTCTTCCCCAAGTGTGAACACCCTGACAAAGTTTCCAGGGATCCAAAAAAATGGTTCCAACCAG GATCAATAGCGCTCCATAAAGTGGAAAAGCTATTATACAACAAGAGGGTTCTCAAGGATATAGAAAAGCTCAGCCACAACTTTCAGACGTCATCAATGGAGGCTTTCCACAGTCTGATTTTGCGTTTTGCCCCAAAGAACGTGATTTTCCCTTTCATAGGAATGTTGTGCAG GCTGTATCTTGCAGCAATGCACTATAATGAAAATGCTAACCGTGAGCAGGCAACAACAACTGAAGGACAGGCTGTGTATAAGTTCGTTTTTCCAAAGTCCAAAAAAGGGGAATGCACAGCAAAGCCAGTGAAAATAGAACCAACATACA ACTATGTCGATGACCTTATGAGCCTTCTGTTACATAAAGTCTTTGTGGACCCCAAGCCATATGCGGAAGAGCTGCATGCAATCCCCATTCCACCTCCTCTGTCATCACAGTATGAAAAACCTTCCAAAGAAGAGGTGATTGCCCAGCATGTGTCACGATTCAGTCGAGGGGTGGCCGGAACCCAACATACTGTCCCGCTGGATCAGGAAACTGTAGGCGGATCCGGTTAA